The following coding sequences lie in one Komagataeibacter sucrofermentans DSM 15973 genomic window:
- a CDS encoding DUF4238 domain-containing protein — translation MPQNKSHHFVPQFLLRFFSVNGSSVGLYNLRSGRIVTGASLKHQACRDWFYGRDGKAEHALGQIEGGASSVLRRMIATGLPPKRYSDDHRVLATFLLIQSARTAQAAAAANEMANKVGKLMLRYTLTEPELLAVLDDLTIELTEPAAQALRPALLETPVILDLKIKLLHNVSSTPFVLGDHPAVKHNGLYNGADVSVLGLANLGLQFVMPISPEYAVVLYDEKAYSLGNPASNVVKLPSASIVMALNEFQWANALDNIYFRPGNDPPRWTPDHDRLAELRGNEQVSVWEDEVRLEGTKRAKVINVQTQRPRRALKMPLFRNRMSPPPLVNVGRLPLRDPEWALHVHRMTAALNAGVIPQEEFHVRTMPPQFLRRILRERAGTNAATTG, via the coding sequence ATGCCGCAGAACAAGAGCCATCACTTCGTGCCACAATTCCTGCTGCGATTTTTCTCCGTCAATGGCTCATCGGTTGGTCTTTACAACTTACGCTCTGGCAGAATCGTCACAGGAGCGAGCCTCAAGCATCAAGCCTGCCGGGATTGGTTCTACGGCCGCGACGGAAAGGCCGAGCACGCTCTGGGGCAGATCGAAGGCGGTGCCAGCTCTGTCCTGCGACGGATGATCGCGACCGGCTTGCCCCCGAAGCGATACAGCGACGATCACCGCGTGCTAGCGACCTTCCTGCTCATCCAGTCGGCGCGGACGGCACAGGCCGCCGCCGCGGCTAATGAGATGGCCAACAAGGTCGGCAAATTGATGCTACGGTACACGCTGACCGAGCCCGAACTTCTCGCCGTGCTCGACGATCTAACTATTGAACTCACCGAGCCCGCCGCGCAGGCGCTCCGGCCAGCGCTCCTGGAAACTCCTGTGATTCTCGATCTGAAGATCAAGCTTCTCCACAATGTGAGCTCGACGCCCTTTGTTTTGGGCGACCACCCGGCCGTCAAGCACAACGGGCTCTACAACGGCGCGGACGTCTCGGTTCTTGGCTTGGCGAATCTCGGCCTGCAGTTTGTCATGCCCATCTCGCCCGAGTACGCAGTCGTCTTGTACGACGAAAAAGCCTATTCGCTGGGTAACCCGGCCAGTAACGTCGTTAAGTTGCCCTCGGCGAGCATCGTGATGGCCCTCAACGAGTTCCAATGGGCCAACGCGCTGGACAACATCTACTTCAGGCCCGGCAACGATCCGCCGCGCTGGACGCCGGATCATGATCGACTTGCAGAACTTCGTGGGAATGAGCAGGTGTCGGTCTGGGAGGACGAGGTCCGGCTCGAAGGAACCAAGCGGGCGAAGGTCATCAATGTGCAGACGCAGCGGCCACGTCGGGCCCTTAAGATGCCTCTGTTTCGGAATCGCATGTCCCCACCGCCTCTCGTGAACGTGGGCAGGTTGCCGTTGCGAGATCCTGAGTGGGCCCTCCACGTTCATCGGATGACCGCCGCATTGAACGCCGGGGTAATCCCGCAAGAGGAGTTTCACGTCCGCACCATGCCGCCTCAGTTTTTACGCCGAATCCTACGAGAACGGGCGGGCACAAACGCGGCGACAACAGGCTGA
- a CDS encoding GIY-YIG nuclease family protein, giving the protein MADLSDEELLAELGVSLEAKKKAALTAEEERIIAGFEDICRFYEEHGHAPAHGKDRDIFERLYAVRLDRIRALEKCRSLLSQRDLHGLLNVSGMDTESPDPDTLDDDALLAELGIEAEPEADSITVLKHVKSRAEVRAAEEIASREPCKDFEAFRPLFAQVQEDLKSGVRETRPFGQEAGIRQGEFFILKGQMVYVAHVGEEFETEYGRRDSRLRVIYDNGTESDVLLRSLQRALYKDEAGRRITDPTVGPLFGTTVEPDDLESGTIYVLRSLSDNPYIAQHRNLIHKIGVTGGDVKKRIANARHDATYLLADVEVVATYKLFNINRTKLEKIFHRVLAPAQIDLTIQDRFGHPVQPKEWFLVPINIVSQIVDKISDESIDGFIYDPKTAGLVKA; this is encoded by the coding sequence ATGGCTGATCTGAGCGATGAAGAGCTTCTGGCCGAACTTGGTGTCTCGCTTGAGGCTAAAAAGAAGGCTGCGCTGACCGCCGAGGAAGAGCGGATTATTGCCGGGTTTGAGGATATCTGCCGTTTCTATGAGGAACATGGGCATGCGCCTGCGCATGGAAAGGACAGGGATATCTTTGAACGGCTTTATGCCGTGCGTCTGGATCGGATCCGGGCTTTGGAAAAATGCCGGTCATTGCTGTCACAGCGTGATCTGCATGGGCTTCTGAATGTTTCCGGGATGGACACTGAGAGTCCTGATCCCGATACGCTGGACGATGATGCGCTTCTGGCTGAACTGGGCATTGAGGCCGAGCCAGAGGCTGACTCCATCACTGTCCTGAAGCATGTGAAATCACGCGCAGAAGTTCGGGCAGCGGAAGAAATTGCCAGCCGCGAACCCTGCAAGGATTTTGAAGCCTTCCGGCCTTTGTTCGCACAGGTACAGGAGGATCTGAAATCAGGCGTGCGGGAAACACGTCCCTTTGGGCAGGAAGCCGGTATTCGGCAGGGAGAATTCTTTATCCTGAAAGGGCAGATGGTTTATGTCGCGCATGTCGGGGAAGAGTTCGAGACAGAATACGGTCGCAGAGACAGCCGTCTGCGGGTCATCTATGACAACGGGACTGAAAGCGATGTCCTGCTGAGGTCGCTCCAACGGGCTCTCTATAAGGATGAGGCGGGTCGTCGGATTACAGATCCGACTGTCGGGCCTTTGTTCGGGACAACCGTTGAACCGGATGATCTGGAAAGTGGCACGATCTATGTGCTGAGAAGTCTGTCAGATAACCCGTATATCGCGCAGCATCGTAACCTGATCCACAAGATCGGGGTGACGGGAGGCGATGTGAAAAAACGGATCGCCAACGCCAGGCATGATGCCACCTATCTGCTGGCTGATGTGGAAGTCGTGGCGACCTACAAGCTCTTCAACATTAACCGCACGAAGCTGGAAAAGATCTTTCATAGGGTTCTGGCGCCTGCACAGATTGATCTGACGATTCAGGATCGGTTTGGGCATCCCGTGCAGCCGAAAGAATGGTTTTTGGTTCCGATAAATATCGTGTCTCAAATAGTGGATAAAATATCAGATGAAAGTATTGACGGTTTCATTTATGATCCAAAGACGGCTGGTTTGGTGAAAGCATAA
- a CDS encoding DEAD/DEAH box helicase: MTINPVIPAVSLRTGQTGQSARTNELGMRPMQEAVYEKRGEQYLLIKSPPASGKSRALMFVALDKLTHQGVKKALIVVPERSIGGSFMSEPLRKFGFWADWIVQPKWNLCNAPGSDEGQVARSKVKAVGEFLKSEDQILVCTHATFRFAAEELGIAAFDGCLVAVDEFHHVSADPKNRLGYYLNQLIARGETHIIAMTGSYFRGDAVAVLSPEDEGKFETVTYTYYQQLNGYQYLKELDLGYYFYTGSYLDAIDRVLDGTRKTIVHIPNVNSRESTTQKHKEVEHILSVLGDWEGEDIETGFHLVRRTDGRVLRIADLVEDEPVRRNKVVSALKDPAQKNNRDHVDIIIALGMAKEGFDWIWCEQALTVGYRSSLTEIIQIIGRATRDAPGKTRAEFINLIAEPDASQEKVTDAVNDMLKAIAASLLMEQVLTPRFEFTPKTAESAPLDGYDYGEEGYKPNGTNVGFNAQTGQFHMEIKGLVSPKSPEAQRICREDLNEVVASFVQDKPSLEHGLFDEETAPQELTQVRLGKIIRDRYPELSDEDQEAVRQHAVAAFNLTQKGQKAAEEVTQAAGGEEKIGGNTALIEGMRKIAMNVRDLDIDLIDAINPFEEAYKILARSMNAQTLKQVQEVIASRHIALTIEEARDLAKRALLFKKERGRLPELTSPDAWERKMAEGVAVLARKTAEERANG, translated from the coding sequence ATGACGATCAATCCGGTTATTCCCGCTGTTTCCCTGCGTACCGGCCAGACAGGTCAGTCTGCCAGAACCAATGAGCTGGGCATGCGGCCCATGCAGGAAGCAGTCTATGAGAAACGGGGTGAGCAATATCTTCTCATCAAGTCACCGCCCGCTTCTGGTAAATCCCGTGCCCTGATGTTTGTTGCCCTCGACAAGCTGACACATCAGGGCGTGAAAAAAGCCCTGATTGTCGTGCCGGAACGCTCGATCGGGGGCAGCTTTATGAGCGAACCGCTGAGAAAATTCGGCTTCTGGGCAGACTGGATTGTCCAGCCGAAGTGGAATCTGTGCAACGCTCCTGGTTCAGATGAAGGACAGGTCGCACGGTCCAAGGTCAAAGCTGTTGGTGAGTTTCTGAAGAGTGAAGATCAGATTCTTGTCTGCACCCACGCGACGTTCCGGTTCGCTGCGGAAGAACTGGGTATCGCAGCCTTCGATGGGTGTCTGGTGGCGGTTGATGAATTCCACCATGTCAGCGCAGACCCGAAAAACAGGCTGGGATATTATCTCAATCAGCTGATTGCCCGTGGGGAAACGCACATCATCGCCATGACCGGCTCCTATTTCCGTGGGGATGCCGTTGCTGTGCTGTCCCCGGAAGATGAAGGGAAATTCGAGACAGTCACTTACACCTACTATCAGCAGCTGAACGGGTATCAGTATCTGAAAGAGCTGGATCTGGGATATTATTTCTATACCGGCTCCTATCTGGATGCGATTGACCGGGTGCTGGATGGCACGCGCAAAACGATCGTGCATATTCCCAATGTCAATTCACGCGAAAGCACGACCCAGAAGCACAAGGAAGTCGAGCATATCCTGTCCGTCCTGGGAGACTGGGAAGGAGAGGATATAGAAACAGGATTTCATCTGGTGCGCCGTACCGATGGCCGGGTGCTTCGTATCGCCGATCTGGTGGAAGATGAGCCTGTCCGGCGCAACAAGGTTGTGTCCGCCCTGAAGGATCCGGCGCAGAAGAACAACCGCGATCATGTGGACATCATCATTGCGCTGGGGATGGCCAAGGAAGGGTTTGACTGGATCTGGTGTGAGCAGGCGCTGACGGTTGGATACCGCTCCAGTCTTACGGAGATCATTCAGATCATTGGCCGCGCTACCCGTGATGCACCAGGAAAGACGCGGGCCGAATTCATCAACCTGATTGCTGAACCGGATGCGTCCCAGGAAAAAGTGACGGATGCGGTCAATGACATGCTCAAGGCCATTGCCGCCAGCCTGCTTATGGAACAGGTGCTGACCCCGCGTTTCGAGTTTACGCCGAAGACCGCAGAAAGTGCGCCTCTGGATGGCTATGATTATGGGGAAGAAGGCTACAAGCCAAACGGCACGAATGTTGGCTTCAATGCGCAGACCGGCCAGTTCCATATGGAGATCAAGGGGCTGGTTTCCCCCAAAAGCCCGGAAGCGCAGCGGATCTGCCGGGAAGACCTGAACGAAGTTGTGGCGTCTTTTGTGCAGGACAAGCCTTCCTTGGAGCATGGTTTGTTCGATGAGGAAACAGCCCCTCAGGAACTGACACAGGTCAGGCTGGGGAAAATCATTCGGGATCGGTATCCCGAGCTTTCGGATGAGGATCAGGAGGCTGTGCGCCAGCATGCCGTGGCGGCATTCAATCTGACCCAGAAGGGGCAGAAGGCCGCGGAAGAGGTCACGCAGGCTGCCGGGGGCGAGGAGAAGATTGGTGGCAATACAGCCCTGATTGAGGGGATGCGGAAGATTGCCATGAATGTCCGGGATCTGGATATTGACCTGATTGATGCGATCAATCCGTTTGAGGAAGCCTACAAGATCCTGGCCAGGAGCATGAATGCACAGACCCTCAAACAGGTTCAGGAGGTTATTGCCAGTCGTCATATTGCTCTGACGATTGAGGAAGCCAGGGATCTGGCAAAGCGTGCGCTTCTGTTCAAAAAGGAAAGGGGACGCCTTCCTGAGCTGACATCTCCCGATGCGTGGGAACGTAAGATGGCAGAAGGGGTGGCGGTTCTGGCGCGTAAGACGGCAGAGGAACGGGCGAATGGCTGA
- a CDS encoding DNA methyltransferase — protein sequence MNPVEIEEAVSRIAEAPFNPGEFPFEFLQAFGNRDVTIKRLRKDNRSDVSGAVLQRNNIHLAVCPEGHVAQTLNLLRESPKTQSAKARFLLATDGVTFEAEDRTEDEHITDVFTHLADRFGFFLPLAGITTVQKIKNNPIDVKATSRLNRLYVELLKENSDWATEERRHDMNHFMARLIFCFFAEDTGIFLNNLFTRTIQTMTEGATDQTHEVMAELFRTMDLDTRNDDRDKGGVKSWARDFPYVNGNLFSGATDCPKFNKLARTYLLRAGELNWAQINPDIFGSMIQAVADEGERGALGMHYTSVPNIRKVLNPLFLDGLREELEKAGQNTQKLHALKARLSGIRVFDPACGSGNFLVIAYKDMRDIQSEIDDRLKIERAERKSVIPLANFYGIEIRDFAVEIARLSLLIAEFQSDEIHIDQKQARLNVLPLKDTGHIICGNALEQDWFDVCPPQEGSETYICGNPPYKGSQWQSAEQKADLEQIFGQRTKSWKSLDYVAGWFMKAADYGQKTGSSSAFVSTNSICQGRQVPILWPLIFSQGYEISFAHTSFKWANLAAHNAGVTVAIIGIAPVSDRPKILFSNGADGKTIRQETMHINAYLVSGVNVEIEARTKPLADVAEMQVGNHPYYGTALIFSNDEARSIIEGNPAASRYIRPLYGSKEFISASPRSCLWIQDNEVSEALTIPQIASRVHDVAVARRAAKQDKSAQKLANTPHKFREQIAATDHIIVIPKVSSENRPFLPVGMLGANCIVQEKVFGIYDVPLWNMALIASRLHWVWIGTVCVRMRTDFSYSNTLGWNTFPVPTLTEKNRADLTRCAEDILLAREAHFPATIADLYDPDKMPDNLRAAHDRNDEVLERIYIGRRFRNDTERLEKLFDLYSKMIAKKGGKTKKKKDAA from the coding sequence ATGAATCCCGTTGAGATTGAAGAAGCTGTCTCCCGGATTGCCGAGGCACCTTTTAATCCCGGGGAATTTCCATTCGAATTCCTGCAAGCGTTCGGAAACCGCGATGTCACGATCAAGCGGCTCCGTAAGGATAACCGCTCGGACGTTTCTGGAGCGGTGCTCCAGCGCAACAACATCCATCTGGCCGTTTGTCCTGAGGGGCATGTTGCCCAGACCCTGAACCTGCTGAGGGAAAGCCCCAAGACCCAGTCAGCCAAGGCACGGTTTCTGTTGGCCACGGATGGAGTGACGTTTGAGGCGGAAGACCGCACGGAAGATGAGCACATTACAGATGTGTTCACGCATCTGGCTGATCGGTTCGGGTTTTTCCTGCCCCTGGCGGGCATTACCACCGTTCAGAAGATCAAGAACAACCCGATCGACGTTAAGGCTACGTCACGCCTGAACCGTCTTTATGTCGAACTTCTGAAGGAAAACTCCGACTGGGCAACGGAAGAACGCCGTCACGACATGAATCATTTCATGGCGCGTCTCATTTTCTGCTTTTTTGCCGAGGATACCGGGATCTTCCTGAACAATCTGTTTACCAGAACCATCCAGACCATGACGGAAGGGGCCACGGATCAGACGCATGAGGTCATGGCCGAGCTGTTCCGGACAATGGATCTGGATACACGCAATGACGATCGTGACAAGGGCGGGGTCAAATCCTGGGCCAGGGATTTTCCGTATGTAAACGGGAATCTGTTTTCCGGGGCAACGGACTGCCCGAAATTCAATAAACTGGCCCGCACCTATCTTCTGCGTGCCGGTGAGCTGAACTGGGCGCAGATTAACCCGGATATCTTCGGATCCATGATCCAGGCCGTTGCGGATGAAGGAGAGCGCGGTGCGCTAGGGATGCATTACACCAGTGTGCCCAACATCCGCAAAGTGCTGAATCCGCTGTTTCTGGATGGCCTGCGTGAGGAACTGGAAAAGGCAGGCCAGAATACTCAAAAGCTGCATGCCCTGAAGGCGCGTCTGTCCGGTATTCGGGTGTTTGATCCGGCCTGTGGATCCGGCAATTTCCTGGTGATTGCCTACAAGGACATGCGGGACATTCAGAGTGAGATTGATGACCGTCTGAAAATAGAGCGGGCGGAACGGAAATCCGTCATTCCTCTGGCTAATTTCTATGGGATTGAGATCCGTGACTTTGCGGTGGAAATCGCGCGCCTATCGCTTCTTATCGCTGAGTTCCAGAGTGATGAAATTCATATCGACCAGAAACAGGCTCGCCTGAATGTGCTGCCCCTGAAGGATACGGGGCATATCATCTGCGGGAATGCCCTGGAGCAGGACTGGTTCGATGTTTGTCCGCCTCAGGAGGGCTCGGAAACCTATATCTGTGGCAATCCTCCCTATAAGGGTAGTCAATGGCAATCGGCTGAACAGAAAGCGGATCTGGAGCAGATTTTCGGGCAGCGTACGAAATCCTGGAAGTCTCTGGATTATGTTGCGGGCTGGTTCATGAAGGCTGCGGATTATGGCCAGAAAACGGGTTCTTCCAGCGCATTTGTGAGCACGAATTCCATCTGTCAGGGACGGCAGGTTCCCATTCTCTGGCCTCTAATATTTTCTCAGGGTTATGAGATCAGTTTTGCCCATACATCGTTCAAATGGGCCAATCTGGCGGCTCATAATGCAGGTGTGACGGTCGCTATCATTGGGATTGCTCCTGTTTCAGATCGTCCCAAAATTCTCTTCTCAAACGGAGCAGACGGGAAAACGATCCGGCAGGAGACAATGCATATCAATGCCTATTTAGTGTCTGGTGTAAACGTGGAAATTGAGGCCAGAACAAAACCGTTAGCTGATGTTGCCGAGATGCAAGTAGGCAATCATCCATACTATGGCACGGCACTGATATTCTCGAATGACGAGGCAAGATCAATTATTGAGGGAAACCCAGCGGCGTCGAGATATATCCGGCCACTCTATGGTTCCAAGGAATTCATCTCAGCCTCGCCACGTTCATGCCTCTGGATTCAAGACAACGAGGTATCCGAAGCTCTGACGATACCGCAAATTGCTTCGAGAGTTCATGATGTGGCCGTTGCGCGGCGAGCAGCTAAACAGGACAAGTCAGCGCAAAAGCTTGCCAACACACCACATAAATTTAGAGAACAAATCGCGGCCACTGATCATATAATTGTCATACCAAAAGTGAGTTCGGAGAATAGGCCATTCCTTCCCGTTGGTATGCTTGGCGCAAATTGTATTGTTCAAGAGAAAGTATTTGGCATTTACGATGTTCCTCTCTGGAATATGGCGCTGATTGCCTCTCGCCTTCATTGGGTGTGGATTGGTACAGTTTGCGTCCGTATGCGTACGGATTTTTCATATTCGAACACTTTGGGCTGGAACACCTTTCCTGTTCCGACTTTGACGGAAAAGAACCGCGCTGATCTGACCCGTTGTGCCGAGGATATTCTTCTGGCGCGTGAGGCGCATTTTCCGGCCACGATTGCCGATCTGTATGATCCTGACAAAATGCCAGACAATCTGCGGGCTGCTCATGACCGCAATGATGAGGTGCTGGAGCGGATCTATATCGGTCGGCGTTTCCGCAATGATACGGAGCGTCTGGAAAAGCTGTTCGACCTCTACAGCAAGATGATCGCCAAAAAGGGCGGCAAGACGAAAAAGAAGAAGGACGCTGCCTGA
- a CDS encoding Fic family protein: MLTPTYLIRPLPPQAEIETVPVLRALVEANKALAELKGRAATIPNQGILIDTLALQEAKASSEIENIVTTQDELFQADLFPEGPDSVAAKEVALYRDALHLGFRQLKETDGLILNKGLIAIFQRLKKRGDGFRNTPGTALKNERTGEVVFVPPQDGREIIRHMSDLERFVNDDGRCDLDPLIKMALIHHQFESIHPFPDGNGRVGRILNVLYLTRTGLLDIPILYLSRYITRHKDEYYHLLQKVRDEGAWEAWILYMLRAVAETSRITLELIEGMRAQMATMKQRMRTELPKIYSQELLNNLFRHPYTKIEYVQADLSIARQTAGKYLDQLSEKGLLSKHRSGRSNYYINAPLVRLFLEVSGGA, from the coding sequence ATGTTAACGCCAACCTACCTTATTCGGCCTTTGCCGCCTCAGGCGGAGATAGAAACGGTTCCGGTTCTCAGGGCGTTGGTCGAGGCCAATAAGGCTCTGGCGGAACTGAAGGGTCGGGCGGCAACCATTCCCAATCAGGGGATCCTGATTGATACGCTGGCTTTGCAGGAAGCCAAGGCGTCCTCGGAAATCGAGAATATCGTCACCACCCAGGATGAACTTTTCCAGGCGGATCTGTTTCCTGAGGGGCCGGATTCAGTGGCGGCCAAGGAAGTCGCCCTGTATCGAGATGCCTTGCATCTGGGGTTTCGGCAGCTGAAGGAAACCGACGGACTGATCCTGAACAAGGGGCTGATCGCGATTTTCCAGAGGCTCAAGAAGCGGGGAGATGGGTTTCGAAACACCCCGGGAACGGCCCTGAAGAACGAGCGCACTGGGGAAGTAGTCTTTGTGCCGCCGCAGGATGGGCGGGAGATTATCCGGCATATGTCGGATCTGGAGCGGTTCGTGAATGATGACGGGCGCTGTGATCTGGATCCGCTTATCAAGATGGCCCTGATCCACCATCAGTTTGAGAGCATCCACCCGTTCCCGGATGGGAATGGCCGTGTCGGGCGGATCCTGAACGTGTTGTATCTGACCCGGACTGGCCTCCTGGATATCCCGATCCTCTATTTGTCGCGCTACATCACCCGCCACAAGGATGAGTATTATCATCTGTTGCAGAAGGTGCGGGATGAAGGCGCATGGGAGGCGTGGATCCTCTACATGCTGCGTGCCGTGGCTGAGACATCCAGGATCACCCTGGAGCTGATTGAAGGCATGCGGGCGCAGATGGCCACCATGAAGCAGCGGATGCGCACGGAACTGCCCAAAATTTACAGCCAGGAGTTGCTGAACAACCTGTTCCGGCATCCCTACACGAAAATCGAGTATGTTCAGGCGGACCTGAGTATCGCCCGTCAGACGGCAGGGAAATATCTCGACCAGCTCTCAGAGAAAGGCTTGCTGTCCAAGCACCGCTCAGGGCGGAGCAATTATTATATCAACGCACCTCTGGTCCGCCTCTTCCTGGAGGTGTCCGGTGGCGCATGA
- a CDS encoding DUF6118 family protein produces MSEEESAQRAFEDLRAEISVLRRSMEALPQAWRDNRPPDYTEDLARVVKAMNAVGARMEAIEATPMLKMTPQAYGQGIRQAGLSASQEMQAAFQKAIGEVQGERRVLANIIGQSRQQDRQNWWLLGVGLACLVVGIGLSPVLAYLLPSSIGTRVASFIVGEKDRWNSGAMMMAVSNPEGWQRVREDSQLVEANRDRIAACQKVASGQEKTQKSCVITIPAQQE; encoded by the coding sequence ATGTCAGAGGAAGAGTCGGCGCAGCGTGCGTTTGAGGATCTGCGTGCTGAAATATCGGTGCTCCGCCGCAGTATGGAAGCGTTGCCGCAGGCATGGCGGGACAATCGGCCGCCGGATTACACGGAGGATCTGGCCCGTGTCGTGAAGGCCATGAATGCAGTTGGTGCGCGAATGGAGGCGATCGAGGCCACTCCGATGCTGAAGATGACGCCACAGGCGTATGGGCAGGGGATACGTCAGGCGGGGCTTTCTGCCAGTCAGGAGATGCAGGCAGCGTTTCAGAAAGCGATAGGTGAGGTTCAGGGGGAACGTCGGGTTCTTGCCAATATCATTGGTCAGTCCCGTCAGCAGGATCGTCAGAACTGGTGGCTGTTAGGGGTGGGTCTTGCCTGTCTTGTTGTAGGGATCGGGTTATCGCCTGTGCTGGCGTATCTCCTGCCTTCTTCTATCGGGACGCGGGTGGCATCCTTTATTGTCGGGGAGAAAGATCGCTGGAACTCTGGGGCCATGATGATGGCGGTCAGCAATCCTGAAGGCTGGCAACGTGTACGTGAGGACAGCCAGCTGGTTGAGGCCAACAGAGACAGGATTGCAGCTTGCCAGAAAGTGGCCTCGGGTCAGGAAAAAACTCAGAAATCCTGTGTCATCACCATTCCGGCACAACAGGAATAG
- a CDS encoding plasmid stabilization protein encodes MEKKEAAVRLGSFLVSIGREVGVRDQDIAVLQTRDQTPAKAMTFE; translated from the coding sequence ATGGAGAAAAAAGAAGCGGCCGTTCGGTTGGGATCGTTTCTGGTGTCCATCGGTCGTGAGGTCGGTGTGCGTGATCAGGATATCGCGGTCTTGCAGACCCGCGATCAGACCCCGGCCAAGGCAATGACCTTCGAATGA
- a CDS encoding PIN domain nuclease, with translation MILVDSSVWIDFFRGTVTPQVDALDRLLGEELVAIGDLMMTEVLQGFASERDFNKARRLLGALDLVEIGGRDVMIEAARYFRDLRARGITIRKTIDTLIATRCIVSGYRLLYSDRDFDPFVTHLGLERVV, from the coding sequence ATGATTCTGGTCGATTCATCGGTCTGGATCGATTTTTTCAGAGGTACGGTGACGCCACAGGTTGATGCTCTGGACCGGTTGCTGGGAGAGGAACTGGTCGCCATTGGGGATCTGATGATGACGGAAGTTCTTCAGGGATTTGCGAGCGAACGGGATTTCAACAAGGCGCGGAGACTGCTTGGCGCTCTGGATCTGGTCGAGATCGGGGGGCGTGATGTCATGATCGAGGCGGCACGATATTTCCGTGACCTGCGCGCCAGAGGCATTACCATCCGGAAAACCATTGATACCCTGATTGCCACACGATGCATCGTAAGCGGGTATCGGCTTCTTTACAGTGACCGGGACTTTGATCCGTTTGTGACACATCTGGGGCTGGAACGGGTTGTCTGA
- a CDS encoding type II toxin-antitoxin system VapB family antitoxin: MRTNIIIDDTLMTDALKASGVKTKKEAVELGLRTLIKLNQQRQLRSMKGRLEWRGDLDAMRSDA; encoded by the coding sequence ATGCGAACCAACATCATTATTGACGATACCCTCATGACAGATGCGCTGAAGGCGTCTGGCGTCAAAACCAAGAAAGAAGCCGTCGAACTCGGATTGCGGACGCTGATCAAGTTGAATCAGCAGCGGCAACTGCGTTCCATGAAGGGCAGGCTGGAGTGGCGGGGTGATCTCGACGCCATGCGTTCCGACGCATGA